GCAGCAGGGCGGCGAtttacagagtgtgttgatgtgttactgaaggctggagctgctgtcaatgtacagaataacacaggtgacacaccacttcatagagcagcagGGCGGGGATCTGGAAACGGTactgatgtgttactgaagggtGGGGCACacgttaatgtacagaataatacaggtgacacaccacttcacagAGCAGCAGGGCGGCGAtttacagagtgtgttgatgtgttactgaaggctggagctgctgtcaatgtacagaataatacaggtgacacaccacttcatagagcagcagGGCGGGGATCTGGAAACGGTactgatgtgttactgaaggctggggCACacgttaatgtacagaataatacaggtgacacaccacttcacagAGCAGCAGGGCGGCGAtttacagagtgtgttgatgtgttactgaaggctggagctgatgttaaagTAATGGATAATACAGGTGACATACCACTCTGGCCCTCGAATACACTCATTGTTGTTAGACGGTTACTGGAGGCTAGAGCTGGTATTAATATTCAGAACAATACTGGTGACACGTCACTTCATAACGCAGCAGGGCAGGGAAAATCTACAGGTCATACGCTATATCATAAAGCAGCAGAACAGTGTTCTAGGGAGTTGGTGGATATGTTACTGGAGGCTGGAGCTTCAGTCAATATTCAGAacaatacaggtgacacaccacttcataaaGCGGCAGGACAGTGTTCTAAAGAGTTGGTGGgcatgttactgaaggctggagctgatgtcaatttacagaataatacaggtgacacccCACATCAACAAGCAACATTGTAGGGATCTACAAAATGAGCTGATGTGTTTCTGATTACTGGAGCCGAAGTGAAAATGCGTTTATGTGTTTCTGATTCCTTCAGCTGATGTTAGTGTAcggaataatacaggtgacacaccacctCATAAAGCAACAGCATTGTGGGGATCTGCAGAGTGCGTTAATGTGCTACTGAAGAACGGAGCAGTGATTAATGTACAACATAATACGTAGGTGTATATATTCATGCAGTGGCATATATATCGTTGGAATAGTTATGCACATTTTAAAAGTCACAGTACAAACGTATGTCTAGAATGTGCACTGGAGTAGTAGAATGTGCACTGGAGCAGTAGAATGTGCACTGGAGCAGTAGAATGTGCACTGGAGCTGTAGAATGTGCACTGAAGTAGTAGAATGTGCACTGGAGTAGTAGAATGTGCACTATCAGTAGGAGCAGATAACTGTTCAAGGTCtgacatatgtgtacaaaaaatTGAATATGGTGCTCACGAATATCTTGGTAATATTTGCACATATTCAGATAGTAATTCTAGACAGTGTCATAAGTGCTATAAAGGGTTCCTTTCCCTGTAGAGGCAGTAAACTGGTTGACGTGTACATGCACAGAATGTGGATACGGTATGCATTTGTTATGTTGGTAATAATTGCACATATTTAGAGATAGAAGTGAGTAGCTATAAGGGTTTGGTAAAacttacaggttgttcagcttgacctgagctactctacatatgcatgacctaGGAGGTCAAATGGCCCGAGTGACtgtcgagttaacttcattaaacaggggagcagagaatgttgttattgttgcgtTCGTGCAAAACATGCGTACATGGATTCTTTACAGCACTTGTCCCGGAGAACAACTCTTCTTAAAGGACAATCGCTTTATATTTTAATTGAGTTGTATTTACAGTCATAGGCCATCTAGTTTGGTTTACTAACTTTACAACATAAAGTCAGTTACTTTCAGAATCCGACTCACTGCTGCTGCTTGCTGCCTGCTGCTTGCTGCTTAAAAGCCCGAATAGGAAACATTAAGCCATCTGTGCCTAACTGTTTAAAGAAAGAACATTGCTAACGATTTCCTGACACTGAGGTGTTAACTGGggaccttgtctcggctgttcggacatgttgacaatcatctGACAAAggcgcaccccttcacaataatagacccaaccagttgtgacacggtcacgcaatgcaCTAGTATTCACCAggtcaggtcaagctgaacaatcCGTACTAGATGGAAAAGATGAGGCAGAGAGATAATGCGCTAGAGTATTATGCTGCTATTATGATGCAATGTAGTATTGTCTAGAAAATATATAATCAGGTCATGTAATACTTGTTTCTGCACAACCAAAACACATCAATGATTAGACAGCATACAGCTACTTCtgtctgggtgagtgagttaaaattcaacgtcacatcggcaatattgcagccatatcgtgacgagaacatttaacgctgaaatggaatatatgtaaatcataaaaatctgtcaacgaaggacagtaaaactaactagaatatcacaaagtagaatgtaaaactagtgaatagacctaaaacaatgtatctatagaagacagtacaatataaaaatgagctataggttgccaacaactgaagttagatcaccatattaaggatcgtggggacttacagttcATTTTcttcctacatggaccctagttggatttacagcatgccttcagccgttagcaatttagacaaatctagtcATAAggtaaaagaacacttattctacgattaaaaacctggaaaacttatttttacttcaaatgttttgggacttaagtaccctctcaggagaataattattttacagtacttcaaccccctttgagggtacagtcactaacgatttgagttactaactTAATCttccaaatataaaatatttatctatttacaattcatttttaacaaatctaattcctttaaacatTTAATAATTGAACGAGGACTAAttttgctaaaaagatccttcatagtacgtgaattaaaatactgatcccttgtgatggaatactcaacacagtcaagcagaatatgcttgactgtgattctttcatcacaagggacacaaaacggaggatcctcacctttaagtaaatatttatgtgtgtatcgtgtatggccaatacgacatcgtcgtatctggactgacaacccaagtaggtgtaaccaatatacggttttatttcatgtaatttatttatacctacccgggtgccccacttcttctgcatcagatcacggttGATctgttctaatgctagctttgtaatcagagtatggaataagaagtggcgtcaccgatttgttgagtgctgccttggcagcaagatcggccatcttgttaccagaaatgcctacgtgggtGGGTTACCAACAAAAGACGTACTGGCGAGTAgaaagatcattatacagttcaataatatatattaaaagtggatgtttacatgataaatttttaatcgctgacatagtctgaatagattatgtattgtttatgtttagggtgtctttgaatatatttaagagccgttgaTATGGCGTtggcttccgctgtgaaaatacaGCTGCTAtccggtagtctagaagatattgttctggatctggctactgcgccaccgtccttggacccgtctgtgaataaggatttgtaattgttatatttgttttttaattgattatattcttctttatattgtaagtcatttgtttctgattttttaaatgatgttaatgttaggtcaacttgtggccgaaCCAATTgcgaaggaggagaagaaagaagacgggaaggcgatataccttccagctcaataccgacagaagaaataaataattctgggcggaacaagagaagacgttttgttatacaaatcctcataaagcggattgaacacacactTATAACCTGGGctagatttattagaatataatttagtaatgtattgtaaagacaattttatacgacgttgtgtaagagatggttcatcagcctcaacgtagagactttCAATAAGTGAAGTTCTGGAAGactcaagacaaagtcttaagccttgatggtgtgatggtggacagaatcaataAGTTTAAGGTttcttttacaggctccaccatatatgatggagccataatcgagtttcgaaaggaccaaagtcatgtaaatccttcaaagtaccatgcttccaggtcgtgtcATAaactttctcgagatcaaagaaaatcgacgCAGCATGTGGTTTATTTAcaattgcatttttaacaaaagattctaaacgtaccagatgatcaatacTACTTCTATTCTTctgaaaaccacattgaacatatgtaatgaggttattggtttcccgATATCAAATTAATCTGATATTTatcatacgctccatggttttacagacacaactggGTATAGGGACtgcaatggcattacgccatgaagaaggaaagtttccagatgtccatattttgtcaaatatatctaaaagtgaaaccagacatggttcaggcaagtgtttcagcagctgataatgaatactGTCATCACCAGcggcagtgtcatgagcttgctcaagagcagtatgtagctcatgtaatgaaaacacttcattatagtcctcaccgttatctgaattaaaaataagttttatcttctcctgttgtttctgatatctctgaaactcagggacgtaatttgcCGATGAATTTTTAGTAAGAGTTttgccaattttatttgcaatttgacatttgtctttgagatggtgaatgaCAGATTGTGAACCTACTTTTGACATTagcgtacgtgaattaatgttggagatatagttcctccaaAATTGTCgcttactttgtttaaaggtacgacgcgTTCCtatttaaatctgtttaagttatggacagttgggtgatggcggaaatatttctctgcctttttccttgcttttaTAGCATTTTTACAGTCCAtcgtaaaccatggctttcgtacatgtggagctgtagaggatcgtggtatgcactcatcagcaattacatttaaaacgtcagaaaatacctgaataggaccagcaatatcactgaagcattcgggtcttagtctagatgtgcattgagtttgaaataaggaccagtaAACAGATCAACCaagtgaagtgttgaagaaggcggaatatatagtgagcataatgtaaggacaacatgaagtgtaagtctcactgcaacggcttggagattgGTTGTAAGTGGTACATGactgtggataacattctgtCTAACAAGTAttgatgatccgccagtggccctatcatccgaaggtgagaaataatgacatgcatcgtactgacgtaaattaaaGGTATCTGTTTCAGATGAGTTTGAATGCTGATGGTCCAAGgtcttggactaatagatgtaactcattataattagtcttcagtcctctacagttccattgtactatGTGTTTGGAAAACATTATCTTTTTGGtggattgattggggatctcccccgcacttttttggaaggcgacaagctatgtgccctagggTGGATGTTTTcttacacatccatgtcctcgagtgaaccatatttgttgtattatctgaccctttcggggctctgtCACTTAGTTTTTTCAAAGGATCTGGCTTTTTAGACTTAGTTTTAACAGTTTCTGAAGATTTTGGAGTTGACTGAGAAGATGACTCATGATCAGAAGATGCTACTGGTTGGATCTGAGACGAAAGTGACTCAAGCGTTTGAGTAGATATTGTAGGTGAAAAATCAGAGGACCTTCTGATGTAATCCAAGTCAAGTCATTttgacagcctgtggttgatttTGTTATACTTGCTTCCGACGGTGTTTTGGTTATGGAACCATAGCTTTCTTTAGTttcagaactttggaccagtCTTTTGacatctgcaaaactaatgtttaaggtgaattttagtttgttgatctccatgtgatacgtccagacaggacattctttagaaaacgatgaatgggcaccagtgcagtttgtacatttcttaacgttactgtcacaatcctcTGTGGTATGTGTCTTTTctccacagtgagcacaaacaacagacaatgtgcagttattaaccccatggccgaacttttggcatttgaagcaccgaagagggtttggaatgtacatttcaacgttgatgttacagtatcctgcttttagtgattttggaacatttggagaagagaaagagaacaaatgttatttgtttttacagAAGCATCATTTCTAaggttgtaaaacgtttgacataaaggacaccttgatccttcatctcccagacgatgtcaagttctgacatgttaGCAAACAATCGTTCATggtccctgacaattcctttgctcgtgttaagtgttttgtgagccgagatcgtaactggaatgccgacaaaagatttagtactCATAAGGTTGGTGGTTTGCTGcctttttgcacactcaaccagaagggcactggaacgtaatcgcctaatgttcttaacatcacTGGCgatgccttgtatgcctttagctacggcaaaaaagattcaacttcaaaggtgccttgtcaatagtttcaacgacaagaaaacgtggccagtaatcaattgagttgggcagtctgtggtcagtttcaacgggatcagtatcaagttgacgcTTGCTCTTTTTTTGCGGGctttcgtaagccatgtttagttaagttacatttcatcatctgagctccccacccaccacggagtatcacaaggacaatgctaaacgcaagtgggtctcccacttgcagcaccaaggatactcagatgatatactctagcggaagatttataaataactaatccaccagattggcccatgagccatcgccttctggcttaagactctaggcaaagttcatatgatcataattcaTAATCCCAAAAGTTACAGATCAACAGTAGTTCCCAGacagaaattcaaaacaattccaaataaaatctgtgcaatgacacatacattgattggttgaaccgggcccattcaccacccgtctaggtgaagtcagtgtcaaagtggtgtgttgggcaagaggaacacggttccaggccctcaaccaccaggatcccctcctccaccgacacagggccgcaacctactgcaaacgggttggtgTACCAAATATGCCCACGGATCCACACtagggttggcgagcacttagcgttatccagcacccaccacgagagGGTGGCTCGCCACAGGTGTCCCCTCTGTCTGGTGGTTTTGGCGGAAATACTTAAGCACAGTGTCATTTGGTAGTGAGTAATCAATTTTCTTATCAGATCTGCAAGGACCTATACAATAAGCATGTACCTCAGTGGAGGTAACTCATGCATTGTTCAGTCTATGCCCTGTATCAGATAGGCCTGGTCAAGAGACATAATTTAACGAGTTTTACATTAGTGATACCACTGATGTCATGGAGTCTTAATGTACTTGTCATGGACCTGTAAACTGTCTGTGGGTACATAGAGGTGGAGGATTGTAAATGTTTAGGAATTCTTGCATTTTAAGTTACTGTCTCCATTGTGACAAGCCAGTTTGGGTGTATGTGTTTTACACATTACCTGCCGTATAGGAAATTCTTGTATTTCAATTTTTGTGTACATTGTCTGTGACAAGCCAGTTTTGGTGCATCTAAGTTTTACACGTTACCTACCGTATAGCAAATTCTTGTATTGTTAGTGTTGTCTACATTGTCTGTGACAAGGAAGTTTGGGTATATCAAGTATTGCACGTTACCGTTAGGTTGTTAGTTGTTCAGTTACATTAAAACGAAACCCCTAAATTGGTAGAATATATCATGTCTTCAGGATGAACTGTGGCAATTTTGACCAAACTCACCTTCCAAAGGTGACACAACATGTGTCAGATGTGGTTTGTTGTAGGGGAGGACCAAAGTCCGCGAGTCAAGCTGCGAAACACGGTCACCCAACTGTCTGACAGACTGCAACATACACTCCATTAGATGTGACATGATATAGACTGTAGCAGTCCTGTGTATTCAGATCTcaggtcacccatccaaggactatCTGAAATTTCAGATGTAAAACCAGGGGACACTTTGGACGAATCCATGTTGTTCCCAAACAGGCAGACGGTAGGTTGGTAAAGGGAGGTGTTCTGGTTAAAAATTTGCTTTGACAGAAATTACCCCAAAGAACCAGCATTGACAAGTCTAagattttcagtatttttgtattcagcaaaaacaaaggcaaaatataaagattcacaagagaggtttcatgcaCAATACAACTGGGTCACTCTTTCGTAATgcgtcacaaatataatgtcaactcatcGAAGTCTTGatatgagagtgagaaacagttatgcagaatgtaacacagcgagcagtcagatcaagcgttgacggagatgCAGAgttatgtactccagttaatctgtgtGCATTTCCGTgtcgacaacacggcaactaccctttatatatacagtcattgATTCAAGAACTTGccagcacttacgaccatcgccattaacGTAGAATTCTCTCGGTCAGCCTCGTGTCGTGTGTAGctttttcaaagggaggtaaccccaGAGAACTACCTTCGAGGCCTGTCGATAAAATACTAATTCCAcggaacatttatgatacgaaatgtaagaataataataactaccACTTAAAACACTAAcggttgtgacccaataatagttattacttaattaataatacaatttacggAGAATACACTTTCATAACAGGGGTAATTCTGGTACAGGGGGACAACATCTGTTTGTAACGAGGGGTCACACAGATATTGTGAATAATGAGAGTTTGTGTTCAAAATACAGTTAGTGGCATGTTTTGCAATTGTTCATGCAATAATAGAGACACCAAAGGATGTTCTAGAGTGTCGAAAAACCCACAGCATATATTTGTGATGAAACATCCACACTTAGTGAGTCAGTGGGTTTAACAAGTTTTATTACAGCCTCATCTTCATGGTGCTGAGCAGAAACTGGGATTCTGTCAAGACAACTATGACAATTATGATAACTAGTTTCGCAAACTATCGTCAACATGTCCGCACTGAAACGCATTCCCTGTTTGAAATTGGTAATCGGTTTAATTCATTATGTAAATAACTTAATAATTGCCGAAAGATATCCAAACTGGCATATTTGATCATCAATCCCTAGAAACGAATTTCAGACAATTATAAGTCAAAATGACCACAGTGCGGTCTGAAAGTCAATAACGTGTATGGCCTTTTATGAGCGTTGATTACAGCTTGACATCGTCTGTACacggagtgggtgagtgagtgagtgagtaagtgagtttaggtttacgccgcactcagcaatgttccatctatatggcgacggtctgtaaataatcgagtctggaccagacaatccagtgatcagcaacatgagcaccgatctgcgcaattgggaaatgatgacttgtgtcaaccaagtcagcgagcctgaccacccaatcccgttagtcgcctcttacgacaagcatagtcgccttttatggcaagtctTGCAGACTTTGCCATACCTCTTCGGGGACCATCACCATCTTCCGTGCATGCTTCATCATGGTGCAGAGACAACTAACCCCAATCCGAGAGGATCCCTGTATTTATGATCATCGCCCCAACAGACCAGACACCAAAGGACCCACCACCGAGGCCAAGGCAGACACGAGACCCAATCCCCTGCCTTTCTGTTGTAACAGTTTGCGTTTCTTGGCCACAGACACTTTCTTTTTCATCAACGTATGCATGAGGGGTCCATGCTTCTGTAAACGATGGCGTTGCTGTGCTGTCATGGGAATGTTACCTCCATACAAATTCACCACACATTCGCAGATGGCTTGAATCAGTTCAGACGGAGCATGTTTCAAAAGAGCCTGTCGCATGGCTGGTGTTGCTGTAGGACTACACACATGACAGAGCGCTTCTTTGTGACGTTTCAAACGGGCAGACATGATGttcctgctgctactgctgctaccatGGAACTGACGAGGATAAGGATGGGATACCTCTATTTATTTAGGGTAGCGCTGGTGGAGGAAGTGGGAGTAATGCCGTTGTCTTcttgttcttcttcttctggCTTCGTAACACCATGCGGGTCAAAGCTGCCCCTGGgtctgttttcttgttgttgccCTTCTTGGTCTGTTTCCTGGAGTGACGACGCCCCTGAAGTTTCCTTTGAGGCTGCCTTTGAGGTGGCCTTTGAGGCTGCCTTTGAGGTTTCCCTTGAGGTTTCCTTTGGCGACGAGTTGGGTGTTGTCGCTTCTGTTGTTCCTCCTGCAGGTAGGACTGCCAGTTCAACAAGATGCGTGTCAACACGCCTGCCAACGTTCCACTGCCACTGCGTTTCATCAAGTAATTCAGACGTTCATCCACAGGCAAACGTGGATTAGTAATCTTGGTTAACACGTCTTGGTGTCTCAACAGCCAGGTCTTGTGTTGCGTTTTCAAAGGAACACGCCCTGCTCGCATATTTCTCACGGCGATGGCAAACCATTGCAACAGCCGATGACGTCCTTTGATAGCCACACTCTCTGCCAAAGGCAAGCGTTTCACAAGGCGGATGGGTTTGACTCTTCTGCGTGTCGTCGGTTTGGAGCGTGTCGGTTTGGTGGAGCTAGGAGCACGAGGTCGTTGAATCATGGCCGGAGACGTCAAGGGTTGAAAGGGTTGAATCATGGTAGGAGACGACGACGACGAGAACGAAGGGGTGGCatcaaaagaagaagaagaagaagaagaagaagaagaagaagaagaagaaggaggcGACAAGGTGACGGCAGGTGAAGCACGATGCGTATAGACAGGGACAAACGTGTTTGCTGCTGCCGCCATGGTGGGAGTGGCGGGGTACAACTCTTTTAAGGAAGGTCTTCTGAGTTTGGCAGAGGAGGAGGTGGAAGCAGGAGGAAGAGGTGTCCTGAGACTTTCGTACAACCGTTGTACACCCGAGCGATGACGTTCGGTGGGATCACCTCCCAAGGTGGTGGGGAGGGTTTTATGAGCGGGTTTAAACAAGCCTGTGGCAACAACAGCACGTTTGCGGGGCTGGGTCTGTTTTCGTCTGTTTCCCATGGCAGGTCAGACTCAACTGATGGGTCAGGTCGACAGTCAGCGCTATTTATCACTTGGGAACGTAAAGGGTGGTGGGGTTGCGAAAGAGATGGGTACGCACACGATGCTCTTTGGCCGTGGTGGGTTTCAAGTCCAGAAACAGATAGGAATAAGGAGCCAAGGTGGCATCCTCGTAGGCTTCTCGAAGGAAAGCCGTCTGTCCTGGAAAGATTTGTCGAGCCAAGTGATCCATTTGAGAGGCATCTCTCGGGTTTTTAAACAGCACCAGATAGTGAGCATTTAAACTAATGGTGCGATGATGAGGTGTCGAGGCAAAGAGGTTTTGCGTCAGGTACAACACGGACGTGTTGCGATGGTGACTTTTCTTGGTAAACCATCGCAACACGTCTGCCTCTTCCTCTTTGCTATGATCGCCCAGCAAATCGTCAATGATCAACCAGTGGGGTGCAGGcaaaccacccccacccccagccCCAACAGACCCTGCTGCAGGTAACTGCGTGTTGGCTTCGCTCATGGTTTGCACAAAGGTCAGGGGAAGGTTTAACTTTGATGTCAACACTTCCAAATCTTCGTGCATGGGTTGCCATTCACTGTACACCCAAACGATCCCCTGAGGGGGTAGATCGAGAATCCCTGGTTGAAACACGTGTTCCAGCAACGTTTTGACGAACGACGTTTTACCCGACCCTGTAGGGCCTGCAATCAACATGGTAAAAGGATGACGTAACGTGAGTGGGGTGACCATGGCATCCACCAGGTCGTCGCCCCTTAACAGTGTCCCTGACTGTGTCCCTGACATGGTCCCTGACAGTGTCCCTGACATACGTCTTATCGCTctgcaggtgacaccagaaatgacctcaAGGATCGATGAACCTTGAAGATATATACAACACATTCAAACCATTCACGTTGAATTTTATTggaacaacaccaacaacttgtgaaccacaacaacaacaacagatcaCCACCAGTTCAAATGGTCGTGGGGATTACAAGTCGAACAACGTAGAAAGTCCATTTGTCCAggatgaaaatgattttcatcGTTAAACATGGGAATGTCTGGATAGTCCTCGGGAGGCATCATCTCTGATGCAGTCATCTCGGATGAAGTCGTCTCTGGAGCCATCACGGATGTCATCATGGGATCTGTCGTCATCAGGCCTGAATGAGCAGACGTGTCGGCGGAAGTCTGCCCTgacactgttgttgttgttgtctgctTTGCATCAGTCATGGGGACAGTCGACGGTGTCATCTCTGGTGACAGCATCGGTAGTAGATCATACAAGTCTTGTAGATCAGGAGGCAACTCATCGTGGGGTGTTGCGTCGGGGCTAGCAGGAGAGGTTAACTTGTCGGGGCTGACATCAACAGTTTGCTGATCATTGTTCCACAGCACATCAGACGTCATCTGTTTCTTGACACTCTGTGGGTCTGCTgccttggtggtggtggtggtggtggtggtggtggtggtaggggCTTCcttcttcttcgtcttcttcGTGGTAGGGGTACCTTTGGGAGGGGTACCTTTGGGAAGGGTACCCTTGGGAGGGGTACCTTTGGGAAGGGTAC
The window above is part of the Haliotis asinina isolate JCU_RB_2024 chromosome 1, JCU_Hal_asi_v2, whole genome shotgun sequence genome. Proteins encoded here:
- the LOC137272083 gene encoding transcription initiation factor TFIID subunit 12-like; protein product: MHPIPFEVLPVKTSPKKVSKSISHKGPSPKSVSPKSTCLKSTLPKGTPPKGTLPKGTPPKGTPTTKKTKKKEAPTTTTTTTTTTTKAADPQSVKKQMTSDVLWNNDQQTVDVSPDKLTSPASPDATPHDELPPDLQDLYDLLPMLSPEMTPSTVPMTDAKQTTTTTVSGQTSADTSAHSGLMTTDPMMTSVMAPETTSSEMTASEMMPPEDYPDIPMFNDENHFHPGQMDFLRCSTCNPHDHLNWW